From Methanobacteriaceae archaeon, the proteins below share one genomic window:
- a CDS encoding carotenoid biosynthesis protein translates to MKDYSKYFWITAICLVFAAFFPAKLTLNPEMAPLSGIFIILLALPCYFALYKWLGLKKALILIITLSIYAFTIETLAIITGFPYSNFQYTELIGFKILGYTPYTVPFAYVPLFMGCFYLASLKIINKWKIIILSTLLVLAADLILDPAAVALNFWNYQSPGFFYGVPLMNFMGWILTGFLSSLITVYILSDHINESNKPKAIISSLFLILVFWSAVCFYLYLFIPGIIGLVFIGYILYETQGKVGELNSN, encoded by the coding sequence ATGAAGGATTACTCAAAATATTTTTGGATAACTGCAATTTGCCTGGTCTTTGCCGCATTTTTTCCTGCAAAACTAACTTTAAATCCAGAAATGGCTCCTTTATCTGGAATTTTTATCATTCTTTTAGCATTACCTTGTTATTTTGCCCTGTATAAATGGCTGGGCCTTAAAAAAGCTCTGATCTTGATTATTACCCTCAGTATTTATGCTTTTACTATTGAAACCCTAGCCATAATCACTGGTTTCCCCTATTCAAATTTTCAATACACCGAATTAATTGGATTTAAAATTTTAGGGTACACTCCCTACACAGTTCCTTTTGCATATGTTCCTCTTTTCATGGGATGTTTTTATTTAGCATCACTTAAAATCATTAATAAATGGAAAATTATTATCTTATCTACCTTACTGGTACTGGCTGCTGATTTGATTCTTGATCCTGCGGCGGTAGCACTTAATTTTTGGAATTATCAATCGCCTGGATTTTTTTATGGTGTTCCCTTAATGAATTTCATGGGATGGATACTAACTGGTTTTTTAAGCTCTTTAATAACAGTATACATTTTAAGTGATCATATTAATGAGTCTAATAAGCCTAAAGCCATTATATCCAGTTTGTTTTTAATTTTGGTATTTTGGAGTGCAGTTTGCTTTTACCTTTATCTGTTTATACCAGGCATCATAGGCCTAGTTTTCATAGGTTATATATTATATGAAACCCAGGGTAAAGTCGGTGAATTGAATTCTAATTAA
- a CDS encoding AarF/ABC1/UbiB kinase family protein has protein sequence MFIGPPDKQKPDLGRLSEIIRVLVKYQFGNLVEQSGIKKSFKIKFSRRDDFEDELNDTAPERLRLVLEELGTTFIKVGQVLSTRPDLVGKDIADELAKLQDEVPPFPYDSVKTIIEEELEGPIDEFFKEFEETPIASASIAQVHRARLIDGTEVAVKVQRLNIEEQIKKDIVLMRYLARQANKRIKNLKYYNIPIIVDEFEAVIEREIDFSQEARNLEKFRTMFEDDPHIYAPQVYRKFSTSRILTMEFINGVKISEILESDMDINRRKIAEIGTKCYFKMIFLNGFFHADPHPGNIFVMENDTLCFVDFGMTGRLDNEFMENLAELFIFTVNNDIKGLVNQMIYMRLIEDPVRLDELKLDLLNILDKYYGAEISDIGGMINEFSMPNMIFKYKIKLPRDFVLLGRVLAMAEELGRNLDPTFNGISVAQPLIKKILKKKLSPMRFLDYQTQYLFEIEHLLKDLPQTMNRLLFRLESGKIEIDLQYKEMDRLTSKLETMVNRVALALIISSLIIGSSLILQTDKGMPMPVIGFSEIGLAIFIIASILALGLGISILRFGRI, from the coding sequence ATGTTTATAGGGCCACCAGATAAACAAAAACCTGATTTAGGTAGACTTAGTGAAATAATTCGTGTCCTGGTAAAGTATCAGTTTGGGAATTTGGTGGAACAATCTGGAATTAAAAAAAGTTTCAAAATCAAATTTTCCCGAAGAGATGATTTTGAGGATGAATTAAATGATACGGCTCCGGAGAGGCTGCGACTTGTTTTAGAAGAGCTGGGCACCACATTTATTAAAGTTGGTCAAGTATTAAGTACCCGTCCAGATTTGGTTGGTAAAGATATAGCTGATGAACTGGCCAAGCTACAGGATGAAGTACCTCCTTTCCCTTATGACTCTGTTAAGACTATTATTGAAGAAGAATTAGAAGGACCTATAGACGAATTTTTCAAGGAATTTGAAGAGACACCAATAGCTTCAGCATCCATTGCCCAAGTACATAGGGCTCGATTGATTGACGGAACTGAAGTGGCGGTTAAGGTTCAAAGATTGAATATTGAAGAGCAGATAAAAAAAGACATTGTTCTCATGCGCTACCTGGCCCGACAGGCCAATAAAAGAATTAAAAATTTAAAGTATTATAACATTCCAATCATAGTTGATGAATTTGAAGCGGTTATTGAAAGGGAAATTGATTTTTCCCAGGAAGCCAGAAATCTGGAAAAATTTAGAACAATGTTTGAGGATGATCCTCACATATATGCACCTCAAGTATACCGTAAATTTTCTACCAGCCGCATATTGACCATGGAATTCATTAATGGAGTTAAAATCAGCGAAATTTTAGAATCAGACATGGATATTAATCGGCGAAAAATTGCAGAGATTGGTACGAAATGTTACTTTAAAATGATATTTTTGAATGGTTTTTTCCATGCAGATCCTCATCCTGGAAACATTTTTGTGATGGAGAATGATACGCTATGTTTCGTTGATTTTGGAATGACTGGACGTCTGGATAATGAATTTATGGAAAACCTGGCCGAACTATTCATTTTCACGGTTAATAATGATATAAAAGGTCTGGTAAATCAAATGATTTATATGAGGTTAATTGAAGACCCAGTCAGACTTGATGAGCTTAAATTGGATCTTTTGAATATTTTGGACAAATATTATGGTGCTGAAATTAGTGACATTGGTGGTATGATAAACGAATTCAGCATGCCTAATATGATATTTAAATACAAAATTAAACTTCCCCGGGACTTTGTATTGCTGGGAAGAGTGCTTGCCATGGCTGAAGAATTAGGTCGGAATTTAGACCCTACTTTTAATGGTATTAGTGTGGCACAGCCTCTTATAAAAAAAATTTTAAAGAAGAAGTTAAGTCCCATGAGATTTTTAGACTATCAAACACAGTATCTATTTGAAATCGAGCATTTACTAAAGGACTTGCCTCAAACCATGAATCGACTTTTATTTCGACTGGAAAGTGGAAAAATTGAAATCGATCTCCAATATAAAGAAATGGACAGGTTGACTTCAAAACTTGAAACCATGGTAAATAGGGTGGCCTTAGCACTCATAATTTCATCACTAATAATTGGTTCATCACTGATTTTGCAGACTGATAAAGGAATGCCCATGCCAGTAATTGGTTTCTCAGAGATAGGGCTTGCAATTTTTATTATTGCTTCTATCCTTGCCCTGGGACTGGGCATTTCAATATTACGTTTTGGAAGGATATAA
- a CDS encoding DUF5518 domain-containing protein yields MFNLDGFIHYIEVFWGAILTSILSMVLGYFFGSIGSYLGIIIVTMWIGYILSEDLIIGALNGAFVGVFGGILSIILMLIMGSLGVGPGSSIMMFGIAGIIIGLSINFIVGACGGAIGSSL; encoded by the coding sequence ATGTTTAATTTGGATGGATTTATTCATTATATTGAAGTTTTTTGGGGGGCTATTTTAACCAGTATTCTTAGTATGGTTTTGGGATACTTCTTTGGAAGTATAGGGTCATATTTAGGGATAATTATAGTAACTATGTGGATTGGTTACATTTTAAGTGAAGATCTGATTATAGGTGCACTAAATGGAGCTTTTGTAGGTGTATTTGGAGGTATATTGTCCATTATATTGATGCTTATCATGGGAAGTCTGGGAGTAGGGCCCGGTTCATCAATCATGATGTTTGGAATTGCCGGGATAATAATTGGCCTATCAATTAATTTTATAGTTGGAGCTTGTGGAGGGGCCATTGGATCATCTCTCTGA
- a CDS encoding Hsp20/alpha crystallin family protein — protein MHKYHRDHMNHMKCHLKDIMKDGAKNLDNLRFQMEESMVKHDLIPGKTVEETSENIIVKILIPGIKKENINLNITESQISLEANFTMEKHLKSNLISFKDKQEGTIKRKISLPQKVIPQEATAKLENGILKVKIPKLEKEKHFNVEIE, from the coding sequence TTGCATAAATATCATAGAGACCATATGAATCATATGAAATGTCATCTTAAGGATATTATGAAAGATGGGGCTAAAAACTTAGATAATTTAAGATTCCAAATGGAAGAATCCATGGTTAAACACGACTTAATTCCTGGAAAAACTGTAGAAGAAACTTCAGAAAACATTATTGTCAAAATTTTGATACCAGGTATAAAAAAAGAGAACATAAATTTGAATATAACTGAATCCCAAATTTCACTTGAAGCAAATTTTACCATGGAAAAACACTTGAAAAGCAATTTAATTAGCTTTAAAGACAAACAAGAAGGAACCATTAAAAGAAAAATTTCTCTACCTCAAAAGGTTATACCTCAAGAAGCTACGGCCAAACTTGAAAATGGTATTTTAAAAGTTAAAATTCCTAAATTAGAAAAAGAAAAACATTTCAATGTTGAAATTGAATAA
- a CDS encoding DUF2085 domain-containing protein, with the protein MSLIKIVRKKFLRGHIICHGLPERSFKIKGHQFPVCARCTGIYLGSFSVIGLVMIFNPVFNPLLLIMGFLMIIPTFIDGLTQYLNHRESNNNLRFITGLIGGIGMAIVITSLRFIPGLLGIPT; encoded by the coding sequence ATGTCCTTAATTAAAATAGTCCGAAAAAAGTTCTTAAGAGGCCATATAATTTGCCATGGACTTCCTGAGCGTTCATTTAAAATAAAAGGTCATCAGTTTCCTGTTTGTGCACGGTGCACAGGTATATACTTGGGAAGTTTCTCAGTGATAGGTCTGGTTATGATTTTTAACCCAGTTTTCAATCCATTACTTTTAATAATGGGGTTTTTAATGATAATACCTACATTTATAGATGGGCTTACTCAATACCTTAATCATAGGGAGAGTAATAATAATTTAAGGTTCATAACTGGTTTAATTGGCGGGATAGGTATGGCCATTGTTATTACAAGTTTACGGTTCATTCCAGGATTATTAGGAATACCAACTTAA
- a CDS encoding endonuclease NucS — MDKKQYFDEAMDFFNEEEFEEALEYFEKLTEDNPTCQDAWFMKAVTLINLEEDEMALQSIEKAIELEPEDTEAWAKKAWILLLLNEFRDGLQAAEKVLELENNFSDGLYLKGRFLLNMGLYSESLYYFEKYPEDEFLYPDALFHRGDALYNLAKYRDALKCFDDALKLEPNNPEVLNYKGFVFMRLEDYDNARPCFEEALIYSPGFILPNFNMAILEKESKNFEEALNFFEKVLKVDPEYYDAYYQMGIILQRINKPKESQEAYQQFVEIVEKNDISDSKLIARRVKEYISNIKKNKGPVKLKPRKKPVHWQWVAKPENFLDEDGSEKESLEPQETLESGGWWTSHKDTRFGDLILVYRAGKKEGVTYQDLKYLLMATSHAYSIEDDEYAFEHGLTYGCDYKPLFKFENSISLNEMKNEEYLEGWNALTSNFNRLTYKTDQRHWEHLMRLFKERNPDFDLDDLKIQETIDDLKKQYDLVEELYENINILEKLGYNLETIDRQVVCKGAGGRIDILTKDKETGNLVLIQLKNSRASKATFNQISEYMGWARDRLSTGEKVKGLVIINGYDDEFKSAIDGDSNIEYIDLSDVLGELVLN, encoded by the coding sequence ATGGATAAAAAACAGTATTTTGATGAAGCTATGGATTTTTTTAATGAAGAAGAATTCGAAGAAGCATTGGAATATTTTGAAAAACTCACTGAAGATAATCCCACCTGCCAGGATGCCTGGTTCATGAAGGCCGTGACCTTAATTAATTTAGAAGAAGATGAAATGGCCCTTCAATCAATAGAAAAAGCTATCGAGCTAGAACCAGAAGACACTGAAGCTTGGGCTAAGAAGGCCTGGATTTTACTATTATTAAATGAATTTAGAGATGGATTACAGGCTGCTGAGAAGGTTTTGGAATTAGAAAATAATTTTTCGGATGGTTTATATCTTAAGGGAAGGTTTTTACTTAATATGGGATTGTATTCCGAATCACTTTATTACTTTGAAAAATATCCTGAAGATGAATTCCTATACCCAGACGCGCTCTTCCACCGAGGGGATGCATTATATAACTTGGCCAAATACCGTGACGCTCTTAAATGCTTTGATGATGCTTTAAAACTTGAACCAAATAATCCTGAGGTTCTAAATTATAAAGGATTTGTCTTCATGCGGCTGGAAGATTATGATAATGCTCGGCCATGTTTTGAAGAAGCATTAATTTATAGCCCGGGGTTTATTTTACCTAACTTTAACATGGCTATTCTAGAGAAGGAATCCAAGAATTTTGAAGAAGCCTTAAATTTCTTTGAAAAAGTTTTAAAAGTAGACCCGGAATATTATGATGCATATTATCAAATGGGGATTATTCTTCAACGTATAAACAAGCCAAAAGAGTCACAAGAAGCTTATCAACAATTTGTAGAAATTGTAGAAAAAAATGACATCAGCGACAGCAAATTGATTGCCCGCCGAGTAAAAGAATATATTTCTAATATTAAGAAGAATAAAGGACCAGTTAAATTAAAACCCCGCAAAAAACCGGTGCACTGGCAATGGGTAGCCAAACCTGAAAATTTCCTGGATGAAGATGGTAGCGAAAAAGAATCTTTAGAACCACAAGAAACACTGGAATCCGGGGGATGGTGGACTTCTCATAAAGATACTCGTTTTGGAGATTTAATCCTTGTATACCGGGCCGGTAAAAAAGAAGGAGTCACCTATCAAGATTTAAAATATCTCTTAATGGCCACCAGCCATGCTTATTCCATTGAAGATGATGAATATGCCTTCGAACATGGATTGACTTATGGATGTGACTATAAACCTTTATTCAAGTTTGAAAATTCTATTAGCTTAAATGAAATGAAAAATGAGGAGTATTTAGAGGGATGGAATGCTCTAACTTCTAATTTCAACCGTTTAACCTATAAAACTGATCAAAGGCATTGGGAGCATTTAATGAGATTATTCAAAGAAAGAAACCCTGATTTTGATTTAGATGATCTTAAAATACAGGAAACGATTGATGATCTTAAGAAACAATACGATTTAGTGGAAGAATTATATGAAAACATCAACATTCTGGAAAAGTTAGGATATAATCTAGAAACAATTGACCGACAGGTTGTTTGTAAGGGTGCCGGTGGAAGAATTGATATTTTAACTAAAGACAAAGAAACCGGGAATTTAGTACTAATCCAATTAAAAAATAGCAGAGCTTCTAAAGCCACTTTTAATCAAATCTCAGAATATATGGGATGGGCCAGGGACCGTTTATCCACTGGTGAGAAAGTTAAAGGCTTGGTTATAATTAATGGGTATGATGATGAATTTAAATCAGCCATTGATGGTGATTCTAATATTGAATACATTGATTTAAGTGATGTTTTAGGTGAATTGGTATTGAATTAA
- a CDS encoding zinc-ribbon domain-containing protein, whose product MVKINTNFNKCPYCGAQNRPLSTYCSQCGRELSPHYKKVQTVKKIFKGSKIIIKSAVSKKYREKTMQKVMGKTYGFNMNQNMGNFSPKKSGDFGYLLCDKCPVYYKLDHQLGPEDSQVCGCGGNLVYSNKPRYDD is encoded by the coding sequence ATGGTAAAAATAAACACCAACTTCAATAAATGTCCCTACTGTGGGGCCCAGAATAGGCCTTTATCCACTTACTGTTCTCAATGTGGTAGGGAATTATCTCCCCACTATAAAAAAGTGCAGACGGTCAAAAAAATATTTAAAGGATCTAAAATTATTATTAAATCTGCAGTTTCCAAAAAGTACCGGGAAAAGACCATGCAAAAAGTAATGGGTAAAACTTATGGTTTTAATATGAACCAGAACATGGGAAACTTTTCACCGAAAAAATCAGGTGATTTTGGATATCTCCTCTGTGACAAGTGTCCGGTGTATTATAAATTAGATCATCAACTGGGCCCTGAAGATTCACAAGTATGTGGTTGTGGTGGTAATTTAGTTTACTCTAATAAACCTCGTTATGATGATTAA
- a CDS encoding histidine kinase dimerization/phosphoacceptor domain -containing protein has product MGDKKTNEQLLFEIAGLKKRIFELEKLETDGEKIKKDLETSRDFFINLFEEFPALIWRANTDGKCDYFNKNWLAFTGRTIEEEFGDGWTKGVHKDDFDRCLDIYLTSFKARKQFEMEYRLLHNTGEYRWILDLGMPFYDLDGDFAGYIGSCYDITKKKELVKQLEKSLEEKDLLLKEIHHRAKNNLMIISSLLNIQSTYIKDKESQEIFKESQKRARSMAIIHERLYQSVDLKKIDFSDYIRTLSSELFHAYVDDSARIKLEINLDAIFLDINLAIPLGLIINELITNSLKHGFPEGRCGKITINFHEKENLYELIVEDNGIGFPEKLDFQNTKSMGLQIVNSLTDQIDGEIYLDRSQGTSFTITFQEKKYD; this is encoded by the coding sequence ATGGGTGATAAAAAAACCAATGAACAGCTTCTTTTTGAAATTGCAGGACTTAAAAAAAGAATTTTTGAGTTGGAAAAATTAGAAACTGATGGTGAAAAGATAAAAAAAGACCTTGAAACATCTCGTGATTTTTTTATAAATTTATTTGAAGAGTTTCCAGCACTTATATGGCGTGCAAACACCGACGGTAAATGTGATTATTTTAATAAAAATTGGCTTGCATTCACTGGTAGAACCATTGAAGAAGAATTTGGAGATGGATGGACTAAAGGAGTTCATAAAGATGATTTTGATCGGTGCCTTGATATTTATCTCACTTCTTTTAAGGCCAGAAAGCAATTTGAAATGGAATATAGATTACTTCATAATACTGGAGAATATCGTTGGATTTTAGATTTAGGAATGCCATTTTATGACCTTGATGGTGATTTTGCAGGTTATATAGGTTCATGTTATGACATTACTAAAAAGAAAGAACTAGTTAAACAATTAGAAAAGTCATTAGAAGAAAAGGACTTGCTTCTCAAAGAGATTCATCACCGTGCTAAAAATAATTTAATGATAATATCTAGTCTTTTGAATATTCAGTCGACATATATAAAAGATAAGGAATCCCAGGAAATCTTCAAAGAAAGCCAAAAACGGGCACGCTCAATGGCTATTATTCATGAAAGACTTTATCAATCGGTAGATTTAAAAAAAATAGATTTTTCAGATTATATTCGCACACTGAGCAGCGAATTATTCCATGCTTATGTAGATGATTCAGCCCGAATTAAGCTGGAAATAAATCTGGATGCAATATTTCTAGATATAAACCTGGCTATACCCTTAGGCCTCATTATCAATGAACTCATAACCAACAGCTTGAAACATGGATTTCCTGAAGGTAGGTGTGGAAAGATTACCATTAATTTCCATGAAAAAGAGAATTTATATGAATTAATTGTGGAAGACAATGGTATCGGTTTTCCAGAAAAATTGGACTTCCAGAATACAAAATCAATGGGTTTACAAATTGTAAACAGTTTAACTGATCAAATTGATGGTGAAATTTATTTAGATCGAAGTCAGGGAACATCATTCACTATAACTTTCCAAGAGAAAAAATACGATTAG
- a CDS encoding sensor histidine kinase: MNYFIPINIAIPLGLIINELITNSLKHTFPDYRSGEISIDFHQKEDSLELSVKDEGIGFPEDLDYRSTRSLGLQLINSLTEQIDGQVEMDGNNGTSFKITFKNQNNE; this comes from the coding sequence TTGAATTATTTTATTCCAATTAATATTGCCATACCATTGGGCCTTATTATCAATGAACTCATAACCAACAGCTTGAAACACACATTTCCTGATTATAGAAGTGGAGAAATAAGCATAGATTTCCATCAAAAAGAAGATTCATTGGAATTATCAGTAAAAGATGAGGGTATAGGTTTTCCAGAAGATCTGGACTATCGTAGCACCAGATCTCTGGGCCTGCAACTTATTAATAGTTTAACAGAACAAATTGATGGTCAGGTTGAAATGGATGGAAACAATGGCACCTCTTTTAAAATTACTTTTAAGAATCAAAATAATGAATAA
- the cofH gene encoding 5-amino-6-(D-ribitylamino)uracil--L-tyrosine 4-hydroxyphenyl transferase CofH encodes MEDIYDLSLAGEITKNDALNLIDSNPFQLFDVADKLRQEIVGDEVTYVVNRNIDITDKCMINCAFCSFRNSIGYEMTIEEILESVGEAKDVGATEICLFGGIMPDMDINYYCDIIEAIKNSYDIELHSLSPVEIFHAAQASQISTKEALKSLKTAGLDTMTGASAEILVDSVRAKICPKKVSTAEWVRIITEAHEVGIPTTSTIMYGTVETWEDRIDHLLILRDIQRKTNGFTELVPMTFLNENNKMGNESTGVSGMEDLKLHAISRVILGRDIPNIQASWIKIGTRMAQVALCCGANDLGGTMMEDKISIAAGASHGEHLASNKMKETINAIGRVPVERTTSYERV; translated from the coding sequence ATGGAAGACATATACGATCTTTCTCTCGCGGGTGAGATTACAAAAAATGACGCTTTGAACTTAATTGACTCCAATCCATTCCAACTCTTTGATGTGGCTGATAAACTACGCCAGGAGATTGTAGGGGATGAAGTGACCTATGTAGTCAATAGAAACATAGACATTACAGATAAATGCATGATCAATTGTGCTTTTTGCTCCTTTAGAAACAGTATTGGATATGAAATGACCATTGAGGAAATATTAGAATCCGTGGGAGAAGCTAAAGATGTTGGTGCCACGGAAATATGTTTATTTGGTGGTATAATGCCAGATATGGATATAAATTACTACTGTGATATTATTGAGGCTATTAAAAATAGTTATGATATTGAACTTCATAGTTTATCACCAGTAGAAATATTTCACGCCGCCCAAGCATCCCAAATTAGTACCAAAGAGGCACTAAAATCTTTAAAAACAGCTGGTTTGGACACCATGACTGGCGCATCAGCAGAGATTCTGGTTGATTCTGTCCGGGCCAAAATCTGTCCAAAAAAAGTTTCAACGGCAGAATGGGTACGAATCATTACGGAGGCCCATGAAGTCGGTATTCCCACCACATCCACCATTATGTACGGCACCGTAGAAACCTGGGAAGATCGTATAGATCACTTATTAATATTAAGGGATATACAGCGAAAAACTAATGGATTCACTGAATTAGTTCCTATGACTTTCTTAAATGAAAATAACAAGATGGGTAATGAATCTACAGGAGTCAGTGGAATGGAAGATTTAAAATTGCACGCTATATCAAGAGTGATTCTTGGCCGAGATATACCAAATATTCAAGCTTCCTGGATAAAAATAGGAACTAGAATGGCCCAGGTAGCACTATGTTGTGGGGCCAATGATTTAGGAGGTACCATGATGGAAGATAAAATATCCATAGCTGCTGGTGCATCCCATGGAGAACATTTAGCCAGTAATAAAATGAAAGAAACTATAAATGCAATTGGCCGTGTTCCTGTAGAACGAACTACATCGTATGAACGGGTTTAA